Part of the Pseudobdellovibrionaceae bacterium genome is shown below.
CATTGACACTGATTGTGGCCCCATTGGCGTACTTATTTGTTATGACAGTGAGTTTCCGGAGTTGACCAGACACTTGGTCAATCAGGGCATCTACTTTTTGTTTGTGCCATTTTTAACAGACAATCGCCAGGCCTATTGCCGAGTCAAATACTGCTGCCAGGCTCGCGCCGTAGAAAACCAGATTTATGTGGCCATGGCTGGCAATGTGGGTAATTTACCGAAAGTCAAAAATATCGACGTGCAGTATGCTCAAAGTTGTATCCTCACTCCCTGTGATTTTCCATTTGCCAAAGATGGAATTGCTGCTGAAACCAGCCCCAACGTGGAAACTGTAGCCATTGCCGATTTGCGCATTGATAGTCTACTTGAGGCCCGGGCCAATGGAGCCGTTCGAAACCTCAAAGATCGAAGGCACGATCTGTACTCTGTCGTATGGAATAAATAACGTCTATGAAGTCTTTGGCTGCAACGACGAAAGGTCGCCGCCTTTTATTTTTTCTGCTCTATATTAGCGAAGGTGCCCCCATCGGATTTATCTGGTGGACTTTACCGACTCTTATGAAAACAGCTGGCGTTGATACGGCTGACATTGCTGAGCTGTCGGCTCTGCTTGTGATACCATGGACGCTTAAAATTTTCTGGGCTCCGGCGGTGGACGTTCTGCAGTTTAAAAAATGGAATCTACGAATGACCATTGCCGTATGCCAAATAATCATGGGGCTTACTATTTTGCCTCTGGCATTTATGGACCTTGGCACCCAACTCGGATGGGTGAAAATCATTCTCTTGGTGCATGCGCTTTTTGCCGCTACCCAGGACGTGGCTATCGATGCGTGGGCCATTAAGACTACAGACCCCAGCGAGCACGGTCGAATTAACGGTTACATGCAAATGGGCATGCTTACAGGACGATGGATTTTTGCGTCCGGCTTTTTGCTACTTTCGTCGGTGCTCTCCACAACACTAGTGGTATTTTCTTTGGCCTCAGTGATTTGGCTTTTGGTTTTGGTTGTTTTATTTAATCCAGACCCCAGCCTCACCGTGGCATTGCCTCGCAGTTTTAAAGATCGGTTTTTTGATTTTCATAAAAACATTTGGCAAGTGTTTACACGAAAACGCACATGGGCTGGATTGGCGTTTGCTGGTGTTGCTGGCACCGGGCTTCATGCCACCACAGCGGTACTTGGCCCCTACTTTATGGAAAAAGGTTTAGCCGAAACGGCACTGAGCCATTTTTTTACATTTAATTTGGTCACGTTGTTCATTGGATCTTACCTAGGTGGTATTGCCGCAGACCGCTTCGGCCACCGAAAAAGCACCGGTTATTTTTTGGTATTAATTGCCGCCATTGCATTTGTCATCTCAGGCGCTGATCACTTCATAAAAGCTGGCGATTCGCAACTATATTTACTATATGGCCTGTTTCAACTCATGCACTTCGCTATCGGGCTATTTACAGCTTCCTCCTATGCCATGCTCATGGATTTAACCGACAAAGACGTGAGTGCCACGCAGTATTCGGCCTATATGGGTGCTGTGAATGCGTGCGAGTCATGGACGGGCTATTCTTTTGCGGCTGCCTATCGCAGCACAAGTTCTTATGCCTTTAGCTTTTCCCTATTTGCGGCATTGTCATTGCTGGGGCTTCTGATATTGCCGATCCTGCGGCGGTTAAAGGCAAATCGCTAACGCCCTGTCGCCGCAAAAGGAAGCAGGTACCTGGTGTTGAGGGTTGTTGTTCCGGCCTCTACGTTTTGGGTGAGTAGCAGTTCATCCACATTAGCTTTTGAATCTAGCGTGATCATGAAACTACTTCCGCTAAACGCGCTGGGAGTTGATTTTTCACTGCGATCAAAAACCCAATACAGCACTTGGTAGGCTACCTGTTCTTTTTTGTTGGGTCCTATTTTTTTAACCACTAGATGGACATAGAACTCTTTATGTATGCCTCGGTCATTTTTGCATTCCACCAGCCAGTCATCGTTAGCCTTCGGAGACCGATCGAAATCACAGGGCATCTCCCAAGAACCATCTTCTGAGGCGTAGGTAAAATCGAATGGCTTTCCGATGGGTGCGACAGCGGGTTTTGCAGCTCGTGCGACAGTTGAAAAAAGCATCATACATGCCATTAACAGGACCAGCGTATCAGCTTGTATTTGTCTAACCATCGTCACAGTATCACTTCCGTTCTTTTTTTGTTTTTTGCTCCACTTCTCGCAAATAAACAGCTCGGTCTGCTGTAATGGGGTGACTGGACAGTATGCCGAGCATTCTATGAGTTTCTTGATTCTCATTTTTGCCTTTAGCGTGAAACTCTTCCATTTTATTAAGAGCCGAAATGAGTAAGTCTACGGACAGGCCTTCTTCGGCTAATTTTTTTGCCGCAAACACATCCGCCTCTTTCTCGTGGTCGCGAGAGTACGAAGCGGACATCAAAACCAACGGAATGTTGCTAAAATCACTAGCGCCCACAATAAGCGACAAAAACACCATAAGGCCCGTCTGCTGAATCACCATTTGCAGTCCATGCCGATGCTGCACATGCCCCACTTCGTGCAATAAAACCGCATACACCTCATCAGGATTGTTTTTACAAACATTGAGCAAGTCCGTTGTGATATAGATGGTTCCCGCAGGCAGAGCAAAGGCATTTGGCCCGATTCGCTCAGACTGTATGGGCCTAATATTCACTTTCTTGTCTTTGTACTTCTCTTCAACCTTCTTAAATAATGCGGGCGCCCACGGCCATTCAGCCAATGAAACCTCCTCAGATGTGAGGCCAAAAAACTGTTTTATTGATTTATTCGTGCCCTCTTCCACAAACTCGGCCCACTCTTGCGGCACCATATGGGCCGCAAACTTCGCAGCCCATGGCAACCCTTCCTTGTAGAGCATCCATGACAAGATCAAGACAACAATAGTGGCCAATATGGCCCACCCTAGCTGGGATTCGATTTTGTGAATCAATGACCACAGGTTTTGCGGCGGAAACAGTGTCTCCATGGCAGAAAGTTCTCGGGATTCAAAACGCGATCCATCGGGAAGATCCACAGTGCGGGCCACCTGGGCCAGGGGTTCGGACACGTTCACCTGCTTAAGCGGAAAAACTCTTAGCGCCCCGTCCACTTCAACATGCACCTGCCCCGCCCGCACAGAGATTTGTGCAGACACACGATTCGAAGTCTGTCCATCATAGAGCCAACCAGAAACAACCATTAAAATCCCAGATCAATATCCCAAAAATCAACGGCCGCATCAGCCACGCTGCCTTCGGCGGCTTGAGCATCGCCGGTGATTTGTTGAAGATAGTTGCCGTTCGGCGCTATGAGTTCCAGGTGTTCAATGCGGTATTTTCTTGTTCGATGCAAGGCCCATGGAGTGGCAAGACCAAACGAGGAGATCACAGCCAATAAGTTGACAAAATAAATGCCCGCCATGGCCCTGGCCTCAAGCTTTCCACGAAATTTCACATCGCCAATACTCAAATCACGAGCCATTAAATTAGTCAGACTCGCTTTTAAAATGCCCGACGCCACCGCCATACCGCCGTAAATGAACACCGGAGCAATAACCATCGTCAGTGGGCCCAACACTGAATTTAACAGGCCAACAATCGCCACCCCAACAACTGAAAATAAAACAATTATCCCGATGGACAAATAGATTGCCCCAAACCAAGGCCCGGGCCGCCCTGCATATTTGCCAGAGGCTTTTCCATAGCTTACGTGATTCATAATAAAATCAGTGTGGCGATAAAGACCGTAGGGATAAGCCAAACCCAACGAGAGTAAACTCACAAAAAAACTCTCCAGATAGGTCAAGTAGGATTTCTTGTAGTCTTTTTGAAAGTTAAAGCGCAAATTTCGATAGGAAGTGTTTCGAAAGTTGAAGATCGCACCACGCACCACAATCCACGGAAATAACAGGGCAAAAAGAAGGCCCGCGGCAATTCCAATAAATGGATTAAACTGGGGCCCCACAGAATAAGCCAAAAACAGGATGCCTAAAATAATCCGCCCCTTTAAAATCTTGATGGGGTCGGCGTGATAGTCCAAACTGGCGCCATCGAGTATCGTATTTTTATAAAAGTACTTTCTAGTTCTGACTTTGGCCCACGCGGAGTAAATGCCCAATGTGACTACTGTCAAAAGTACATTTACGATCCAAATTTTAAAATATTCGCCGGCTTTGCCACGAAATTCCAGGGAATAGGTCTTTTCTTGCATCAAACTGGGGTCACTAGAATCAATGGGTGAATCACTCATGGGGCCGCTCCGCTTGTTGAGGTACCGAGTTCTGTGGACAGTTAATAAGGATGGTACTTGAAACAAACCCTCATCTCAAGAAATGCCCCGTGAATTTATCCTCGTGCAGACTCGAGTCCAGCCTGAAAATGACAGTCATTGACGGCACTAAAACGGCTTCAGCGTTCATGCTAGCCTTGTGGACAGTACTCATTTAATGAAATCCTGTGCACAATAAAAAACATGATTATTCGAAAACTCTCCCTCACTGCATCGATCGCCCTTTCACTTTTAGCTACCTTCGCGCCAGCACAAGAATATGCGGCCAGCTCCCCAGGGGGCGGAGGAGGGTTTTCCGCCTCGCTGGGCCTTTACCAAGCAGATAGCAAAGTGCAAAGCCCTAGTGGCAGCGAAGACTCTGACCCCTACTCCGTGGGGATAGCCATTGGATACGATTTCGACTTCTATTGGGGTCATCTTTTCTCGCCTCAGCTGGGTTATATTCAACACGCCGTGAATTCAGAAGACGATTACGGCAGTTATAAAATGACCACCATTTATGTGTTGTATGATTTTGTCTATAAACCCAGCTGGTTTGCGCAAAATATGTCCGTAAGATATGGCGTTGGCAATTTCATTAAAAAAATTGACGGCGATGGCGGCACCGTCACTGTGCCCAACGGATCGGGCACCGCCACAGCCTATCGACCCGAGTCCTCCACTAGTCATTCAGGAACCTTTAATCTCGGATTGCAGTGGGATTTTGGGGCCATTCAAAAAACCTGGGGAGTTCGATTTTATGCTTTTGCATTTGATGTTTTGGATTCAAAAAAAATGCAACTTGCCTATCAACTTAATGGCACCTATTACTTTTAAAGGACGGTCACTTTGAAACTCACAACCCTTTTTTCGCTTGTTGTTTTGTTTCCCCATTTCGCCAGCGCCTTCATTCTTGTTGACCCTGACTACCACCTCTCTAAACCCGATGATACGGTGATCAATCTTGCCAGTGGCGCTTGTCGGGCCAATGGCGTCGCTGACAGTGAATTGCGCTCTGCCATTAGTGATGCGATCAATCGTTACTGGAACACGGTGCCTGAAAGTCGGTTGAAGTTTAAGCTAGGGTCCGAGGTTTCAAGACTCATCACCGACGTGGCCGAACCCGGCGAGGTACTTGTGGGCTGCCAAGACCTCGGCGGACTCAGTGGTCCCTCTGGAGTGACTGTGCCAAACAATGGCAATGGCTCTGCCACTGTTTCTCTAAATAAAGACATGTTCGTGCCCAGTGGCTACCTTTATGAGGGCATGGTCTACGTATTGGCCCATGAACTCGGTCACGCCGTGGGCCTGGCCCACTCTGACGACACCGCTTCCGTTATGACGTACAACTCTCACGAGTGGCAACTCCCCGCTAAGTACCTTTCTCAAGATGACAAAGATGGCGTGGTCTACCTGTATCCGAACAGCGCCTTTATGGGGGCCTTCGGAGGCTGCTCCGCTGTGGCGGCTACTCCCCACAGCAACGACCCTACCCCTCAGCCCGAATGGGCCTGGTTCTTGTTCCTACTGCTCCCTTTAGGAATTCGATATCTACTGAATTACGATCTACGCAAAATATATTCGATGCTCAAATGAGTTTCTTCAAACCCACCGCGGCCCCACTGAAAGTTCTTTTGCAGACTCAACAGAAAGTGGCTGTATGCGACCTTCATCGTGAGCTTTTGTGGCTTATCCAACAAAAGCTCTGACGCTGATGTCCTCATCCAGCTTGGGCCAGTGAACCCCATACCCACTGGGCGAAATTTCAAATTCTGCAATTTCTTCAGAGCTTGCGGACATCAAACGGGGAAACCAAGCAATAGGAATAGACACGATTCTTCCATCGCTAATCTCGGCAGTTAGCTGATCATCTCCCACCTTGAGTGAAATAAATGAAAGCTCATCAATCGAAACTTTTCTAGCTGTCTGACTCATGCCATTGCCTCCAACTATCCAACAAAAACGCTTTGTTTTCATTAACGATTTCAACAACATTCTTTTGGTCTTTTGACTTAAGATTGTAAACTTTAGAAACGGAAACAGGGTCCAACCAGACCTTCATTTCGCCATTTCTGCCAATCACGTGAATATGAGCAGGCTCATTCCCCTCTCGAGAGTAAAAGAAAAATCTAAATCCATTTTTTCTCAAAACAGTTGGAATGACCCACTCCTTTTTTACTTCTAACACTTCAAAACTAACCAATCTTTCAGGCTTGGTCAGTAAATACGAGAGACCAAGGCCCTTTTTTTCGGGTCGGCGCATCATGGATCATTCTAACTTGATATCTTTTGAATTTGAGAAAGAACCTTTTTTGCCAATGATTCATTAAATCCGGGAAGCTCTGCCAAATCACTGGCCGTAGCACTTTTAATGGCGTCCACTGATGAAAAGTATTGCAACAAAGTTTTTTTGCGCTTTTCACCGAGCCCCGCAACCAGGTCCAACTCACTTTCAAAACTCACTTCGTCTCGCAATTTCCGATGATAAGTGATGGCAAAACGGTGCGCCTCATCTCGAAGACTCACCAAAATCTGAAGTCCTGACGAATGGTTCGAAAACATCACCGGATTTTGCCGGCCGGGAAGAAAAAACCGTTCTCGCGATGACGCCACATCTGAGTCGCTAAACTCCCCCTGAGTTCTAGCCTTGGCCAGGCCCACCACCGGCACATCTTCTCTGCCAATGTCTTTAAGCGCCTGCAACGCCATTTTCAGTTGGCCTTTGCCGCCATCGATGACCACTAACTGTGGATCATCATATTCCGTGTGTTTAAAACGACGAGAAAGCACTTCTTTCATACTCGCAAAATCGTTGCTCCCCGTCACGGTTCGGATTTTATAACGACGGTAGTCTTCTTTTTTAGGCAGCCCTTCTTCGAAAACCACTTGGCTGCCTACACTTTCTAATCCTTGGAAATTGGAAATATCATAGCATTCGATTCTTTGGGGCAACTCTGGAAGCTTGAGCTTACTTTGAATCTCTTCCAATGCCACTAGCCGGTTGTCTCGCTTAGTGGTGTGGTCTTTAAAGTGGCTTTCCGCATTAGCCTGGGCAATTTCCATCAGCTTCAACTCACCTTCGTCATGGGCATGGACGAGAAGGGGCTCCTTGCCCTGCCGCTCTCTAAATACAGCAGTGAGAAGCTTTCTGATATCGCTGCCCAAGTCTACTGGTAGAATGATTTCATCGGGAATAATGTTATCGCTATAGTATTGGTTTAAAAATGACGTCATCCACTCTTTTGGGTCTTCATCCTGCGAGGCTACATTGAGCCGAGGGATAAAATGCGGACGATTGCCGATCATACGACCTGCGCGTATATGCACAGTTTCAATAAGCGTTCCCGAGGTGTCTCCGAAAAAGGCAATCACGTCTTGATCTTTATCGAGGGCCGTACTCACGACCGATTGTTTTTCCCAAATCGCTTTCACAGCCTCAATACTGTCGCGCAATTTGGCCGCCGCCTCAAAACGCTCTTCTTTGGCCGCTGTTTTCATTCGCCGCTCTAATTGTTTGACTACTTTTTTATCATGGCCTCGTAAAAATTCTAAAGAATCGGCCACGTCATCTTTATACTCTTGAGAGGTGACATAATTAACACAAGGAGCCGTACACCGACCAATTTGATAGGTCATACAGGGTCGTTTTCTATTTTTCATATACGCATCTGAACAGTCACGAATCTTAAAAGTGCGATTCAAAAAACGGATGGAATCGCGAACGGCCAGACCGCTTGTATAGGGGCCAAAATAAATGGACCCGTCACGAACCACTCGTCTTGCTAAATAAAAACGCGGAAAATCCTGCTGCATAGTGCACTTAATATACGGATAGGCCCTATCGTCTTTGAGACGAATATTGTACCGAGGCCTATACTTTTTAATCAAACTGGCCTCAAGTAAAAAGGCTTCCACTTCTGTTTTTGTTAGCAAATAGTCGACGTGATCAATCTGCTTCACCAAATGCAGAGTCTTAACACTGTGGCCTTTGCTATTTGTAAAATAGGAACTCACTCGGGCGCGCAGACTTTTGGCCTTGCCCACATATATGACCTTGCCGCCCAGGTTTTTCATCAAGTAAACCCCGGGGGACTTTGGGAAATCCTTAACTTGGTCTCTTATGTCATCAATTTTTTTCTGGCTCACTATCGCCGTCCATCACATGGTGACTTATATCTTCCACTTCACCTGACAACATTCCAAGCTCAATGAGCTCAAGCCGTTTGATCTCATCTCTTAGCTTAGCCGCCTCTTCAAACTCTAAATTGTCAGAGGCCTTTTTCATTTTTCGACGAAGCTTGACCACTTCTTTTTTCAAACCCTTCGGGTCTGACTCATATTTTTCAATGGTCGATGCCACAACGGAGTAATTTTTCTCTGATGTCACCTCAAGAAGTTCGTATCCGAACACCTCGTCCAAAGACCCTCTGATTTGTTTTATCACTGTTTTTGGCGTGATTCCATGAAGCTTATTGTGTTCTTCTTGAAGAGCTCTTCGCCGTAGGGTTTCTCCGATGGCTTTTTCCATAGATTGGGTTCTATGATCCGCATAGAGGATGACTTTTCCCTCGGCATTTCGAGCTGCCCTCCCGATGGTCTGAATTAAACTTCGCTCAGAGCGCAAAAAACCTTCTTTATCTGCATCGGTAATGGCCACCAAACTCACCTCAGGTAAATCGAGTCCCTCTCGCAGCAGGTTGATCCCAATGAGCACATCAAAGACTCCCAAACGCAAATCGCGCAAAATTTCTGTGCGCTCCACAGTCTTAATATCGCTATGAAGGTACTTCACCTTAATACCCAGGCCCTCATAATATTCAGTGAGGTCTTCGGCACTCCGCTTGGTCAGTGTGGTGATCAGCACTCGCTCATTTTTTGCCACCCGCTTTCGAATTTCACCCAGAAGATCATCCACCTGAAACTTCGCCGGCCTCACTTCCACCTGTGGATCAAGTAGACCTGTGGGGCGAATGATCTGCTCCACAACGAGGCCGCCGCTTTTTTTCATTTCATACTCACCGGGCGTTGCTGACACGTAGACCACCTTGTCCACATACCGCTCAAATTCTTGAAAATTCAAAGGCCGGTTATCAAGAGCTGAAGGAAGTCTAAAACCATGTTCCACGAGGGTCAGTTTTCTCGCCCGATCGCCTCGGTACATGCCTCCAATTTGCGGAACTGTCACATGGCTTTCATCAATAAATGTTAAAAAGTCTTGAGGGAAATATTCTAAAAGCGTAGGTGGCGGCTCGCCGGGCTGCCGTCCTGTGAGATGGCGCGAATAGTTTTCAATGCCCGGACAAAAACCCATCTCACTTAAGATTTCAAGATCATACAAAGTCCGCTGCTCAATCCGTTCTGCTTCTTTATACATCACTTCATTTTTATAGTGTTGTATTCTATCGCGAAGTTCATCCCGTATGGTCTCAATGGCCATGGCCACTCGTCCCTCACCCGTTACGTAGTGACTTCCGGGATATATGGAAACCTCAGTGAGACCCTGCACAGTTTTACCAAGAAGTGGATCAACCCATGAAATGCGATCGACAAAATCACCGAAAAACTCAATGCGAACCACGCGATCTTCTTCGTAAGCAGGATAGACTTCGACAACATCTCCGCGCACCCGAAAAGTACCTCGATGAAAGTCAACGTCGTTTCGACGGTATTGGATCTTTACAAGGTCTTTTAACAGGTGATCGCGCCGCAATTCGCTATTGGCCTGTACATGGATCACCATGTTTTCATACTCTTCCGCACTGCCAAGACCATAAATGCATGAAACACTACTCACTATGATCACATCCCGCCGCTCAAACAACGACCGTGTGGCCGAATGCCGCATGCGATCGATTTGCTCGTTGATGGCAGAGTCCTTTTCAATGAATGTATCCGTAGATGGCACGTAGGCTTCGGGCTGGTAGTAATCATAATAAGAGACAAAATACTCAACAGCATTATAGGGAAACAGTTCTTTGAACTCTGCATAAAGTTGGGCCGCAAGCGTTTTATTCGGCGCCAGCACCAATGCGGGCAGGTTGAGCTCTGCTATGGTGTTAGCCATAGTAAAGGTTTTCCCCGAGCCGGTCACACCCAACAACACCTGGTGATACTCGCCTTTGTTGATGTTATCGACCAGGCTGGCAATAGCCCTTGGCTGATCTCCGGAGGGACTATGATTTGATACCAGCTTGAATTTGTCGTCGGCCTTCATGCTTCCTATTTTGCCACTTCCCAGCGGCTGCCGTCGACCCCATCTTGTACATTAATGCCCATTTCGACCAATTGGTCGCGAATTTCGTCAGATTTTTTAAAATCCTTCTGCAAACGAGCCTCCGATCGGTCCGCCACCAACTGGTCCACTTCAGATCGACTCAGGCCCTTTTGCCGCAACAACATGTCATCCAATATTTGTAGATACGCCGCAGGCGGCTCTTGAAAGAGCGCCAACACCTTTGATTTGTCACGCAACCAATGAAAATACGCCTCGGCCACTGCTTTTTGCTCGGGCCGAATTTTACCAGGCTTTCGGCAAAAACTGTTAAAGGCGCGAGTGACCTCAAAAAGACGAGCCATTAACTCAGGCGTGTTGAAATCATCGTTCATGGCTTTTTCAACACCCTCTTCGGCCTCGCTTAACAGTCGCTCGAACTCTTCCGGCACAGGAGCTAGCGGCGCTTCCGTCTGCATCAGGTTTTCTGCAAAGGCCAGAGCCGAATAAATTCGCGCCAACTGCGCCACCGCCTGATGAATCTGCTCCTCACTGAAGTCGATCAGGCTTCGATAGTGCACCGAGAGCATCA
Proteins encoded:
- a CDS encoding DUF4160 domain-containing protein, which encodes MPTVLRKNGFRFFFYSREGNEPAHIHVIGRNGEMKVWLDPVSVSKVYNLKSKDQKNVVEIVNENKAFLLDSWRQWHESDS
- a CDS encoding DUF898 domain-containing protein, which translates into the protein MSDSPIDSSDPSLMQEKTYSLEFRGKAGEYFKIWIVNVLLTVVTLGIYSAWAKVRTRKYFYKNTILDGASLDYHADPIKILKGRIILGILFLAYSVGPQFNPFIGIAAGLLFALLFPWIVVRGAIFNFRNTSYRNLRFNFQKDYKKSYLTYLESFFVSLLSLGLAYPYGLYRHTDFIMNHVSYGKASGKYAGRPGPWFGAIYLSIGIIVLFSVVGVAIVGLLNSVLGPLTMVIAPVFIYGGMAVASGILKASLTNLMARDLSIGDVKFRGKLEARAMAGIYFVNLLAVISSFGLATPWALHRTRKYRIEHLELIAPNGNYLQQITGDAQAAEGSVADAAVDFWDIDLGF
- the uvrC gene encoding excinuclease ABC subunit UvrC, with protein sequence MSQKKIDDIRDQVKDFPKSPGVYLMKNLGGKVIYVGKAKSLRARVSSYFTNSKGHSVKTLHLVKQIDHVDYLLTKTEVEAFLLEASLIKKYRPRYNIRLKDDRAYPYIKCTMQQDFPRFYLARRVVRDGSIYFGPYTSGLAVRDSIRFLNRTFKIRDCSDAYMKNRKRPCMTYQIGRCTAPCVNYVTSQEYKDDVADSLEFLRGHDKKVVKQLERRMKTAAKEERFEAAAKLRDSIEAVKAIWEKQSVVSTALDKDQDVIAFFGDTSGTLIETVHIRAGRMIGNRPHFIPRLNVASQDEDPKEWMTSFLNQYYSDNIIPDEIILPVDLGSDIRKLLTAVFRERQGKEPLLVHAHDEGELKLMEIAQANAESHFKDHTTKRDNRLVALEEIQSKLKLPELPQRIECYDISNFQGLESVGSQVVFEEGLPKKEDYRRYKIRTVTGSNDFASMKEVLSRRFKHTEYDDPQLVVIDGGKGQLKMALQALKDIGREDVPVVGLAKARTQGEFSDSDVASSRERFFLPGRQNPVMFSNHSSGLQILVSLRDEAHRFAITYHRKLRDEVSFESELDLVAGLGEKRKKTLLQYFSSVDAIKSATASDLAELPGFNESLAKKVLSQIQKISS
- a CDS encoding M48 family metallopeptidase — translated: MVVSGWLYDGQTSNRVSAQISVRAGQVHVEVDGALRVFPLKQVNVSEPLAQVARTVDLPDGSRFESRELSAMETLFPPQNLWSLIHKIESQLGWAILATIVVLILSWMLYKEGLPWAAKFAAHMVPQEWAEFVEEGTNKSIKQFFGLTSEEVSLAEWPWAPALFKKVEEKYKDKKVNIRPIQSERIGPNAFALPAGTIYITTDLLNVCKNNPDEVYAVLLHEVGHVQHRHGLQMVIQQTGLMVFLSLIVGASDFSNIPLVLMSASYSRDHEKEADVFAAKKLAEEGLSVDLLISALNKMEEFHAKGKNENQETHRMLGILSSHPITADRAVYLREVEQKTKKERK
- the uvrB gene encoding excinuclease ABC subunit UvrB, with the translated sequence MKADDKFKLVSNHSPSGDQPRAIASLVDNINKGEYHQVLLGVTGSGKTFTMANTIAELNLPALVLAPNKTLAAQLYAEFKELFPYNAVEYFVSYYDYYQPEAYVPSTDTFIEKDSAINEQIDRMRHSATRSLFERRDVIIVSSVSCIYGLGSAEEYENMVIHVQANSELRRDHLLKDLVKIQYRRNDVDFHRGTFRVRGDVVEVYPAYEEDRVVRIEFFGDFVDRISWVDPLLGKTVQGLTEVSIYPGSHYVTGEGRVAMAIETIRDELRDRIQHYKNEVMYKEAERIEQRTLYDLEILSEMGFCPGIENYSRHLTGRQPGEPPPTLLEYFPQDFLTFIDESHVTVPQIGGMYRGDRARKLTLVEHGFRLPSALDNRPLNFQEFERYVDKVVYVSATPGEYEMKKSGGLVVEQIIRPTGLLDPQVEVRPAKFQVDDLLGEIRKRVAKNERVLITTLTKRSAEDLTEYYEGLGIKVKYLHSDIKTVERTEILRDLRLGVFDVLIGINLLREGLDLPEVSLVAITDADKEGFLRSERSLIQTIGRAARNAEGKVILYADHRTQSMEKAIGETLRRRALQEEHNKLHGITPKTVIKQIRGSLDEVFGYELLEVTSEKNYSVVASTIEKYESDPKGLKKEVVKLRRKMKKASDNLEFEEAAKLRDEIKRLELIELGMLSGEVEDISHHVMDGDSEPEKN
- a CDS encoding matrixin family metalloprotease, which gives rise to MKLTTLFSLVVLFPHFASAFILVDPDYHLSKPDDTVINLASGACRANGVADSELRSAISDAINRYWNTVPESRLKFKLGSEVSRLITDVAEPGEVLVGCQDLGGLSGPSGVTVPNNGNGSATVSLNKDMFVPSGYLYEGMVYVLAHELGHAVGLAHSDDTASVMTYNSHEWQLPAKYLSQDDKDGVVYLYPNSAFMGAFGGCSAVAATPHSNDPTPQPEWAWFLFLLLPLGIRYLLNYDLRKIYSMLK
- a CDS encoding DUF2442 domain-containing protein, whose amino-acid sequence is MSQTARKVSIDELSFISLKVGDDQLTAEISDGRIVSIPIAWFPRLMSASSEEIAEFEISPSGYGVHWPKLDEDISVRAFVG